One region of Polypterus senegalus isolate Bchr_013 chromosome 11, ASM1683550v1, whole genome shotgun sequence genomic DNA includes:
- the vhll gene encoding von Hippel-Lindau-like protein: MAAVRAEILIPRSLHSDIPTYVEFCNRAGEVARAWWLDFNGNPVCYGDISPGNHLRMNTYVTHPWVFRNALNDAKLLVNLEDVYFPEPPVDEDGETVFRQVVITSPVYSLKDYCSMLIRKLVKEADFKKLEIAESLKEDLKEAPSLEQELRQLNAAHNVKC, translated from the exons ATGGCGGCGGTAAGAGCGGAAATACTAATTCCCAGATCTTTACACTCCGACATTCCAACTTATGTTGAGTTTTGCAACCGAGCTGGAGAAGTAGCTAGAGCCTGGTGGCTGGATTTTAATGGCAATCCAGTATGTTACGGCGACATTAGCCCTGGAAATCACCTTCGGATGAACACCTACGTGA CTCACCCTTGGGTTTTTCGAAATGCACTAAATGATGCCAAACTTCTTGTAAATCTGGAGGATGTATACTTTCCTGAGCCACCAGTAGATGAAGATGGAGAGACTGTTTTCCGACAGGTTGTCATCACCAGTCCAG taTATTCATTGAAAGACTACTGTTCTATGTTGATTCGGAAACTTGTCAAGGAAGCAGATTTCAAAAAGCTTGAGATTGCAGAATCTCTGAAGGAAGACTTGAAAGAGGCACCTAGCCTGGAGCAGGAACTTCGACAATTAAACGCAGCCCATAATGTTAAATGCTGA